Part of the Poecilia reticulata strain Guanapo linkage group LG2, Guppy_female_1.0+MT, whole genome shotgun sequence genome is shown below.
ATTTGACACtgtcaaaacattaaattgttgCACTTTTGCTTGTcgaaagataaaaaatatgctttaaataGTTAATGACTTGGAGTATTATAGCATTGCTTTACTCtgtcattttttgtattatgtttgagcaaaacacaaattatgAAAGTATTTCCCACAAAgcataatatttaaaaccataCCAATGTAACATCGGTAATTTTGTTCAAACATTCCGACTGATCTGATTTGCTTTGatcaaatgttgcttttatttttttaaatgtttttttttttttgctttaaattgtgttttttttctgcttatttgatttctttttgcatATGAGGAATcaggaagaaattaaattagcatttttttgtttttgtttttgcaataatccaccaaactattaaaatatgttttacacaTATATGCCTTTCTGTGGATTGTTTTTCAGTCTGATTTTTTCAATGACTGTTCATTCATGTCATTTTCCTAAAAGGTTTCATTGGGTTAATatgggaacttttttttattttgtacacaTTTATGTTATATTGCCAATTATGTATGCTGTTGccttttttacacattttcatgtGTTGTGAGTTTAAAACGATATTTTCAGCAACTCTTGTGATTTCCAATTCAAAAGGACATAAAACTTTTGGTTGTTGACAACtttttcccttaataaatgaaatcatttgaaaacaacacTTTCcattttccaggttttccaaGCAAGTTCATTGTGAGCAAAGCACAACATGCCAAAACAAGTAACCAAAATCCTAAAATGTAATCATGATACCTCTATCATgattacatttactcaattttACAGGCCAGACTAAagattgttaaaaataaataccagtacttatgcaagaacatttttgaacagAAGACtctaaaatgtaattacttGGAGACCAGAAGAGAGGATATGTTTGACAATTGCCAAACACATCATTCCATAGAACGAGTCTCATAACTCTGAACTATGGAGGTAGAAGTCTCAAAGTTTGGGGATTATTTGCTGCAATTCGTACCCAATCACAAAACCCAGTAGGAATTCTACTCCATATTCAAGAAATGGCTGAGAATGAACAAAAGGAAAGTCCTGAGCTGAGATCATATTTGTATTGAAATGTGTGGTGAAACAGGGTGTACAAGCAAGAAACCCCTCAAATATCTCACAGATGAACGTGAGGAGAGGGCCCAACTCTCCTCAAACTGATATCAGAGACTGGAGGCTTTAACAAGCCTCCCACTAAAGTTGTTTCAACTAAAATGGACAAAACTAGGTGTTGGGGTAGGGTGTACCGAGTTTCTTcgggtgtttttatattttatttagtaaaaaaaacaaggtaaaTGTATTGGTGCAATCACATTTCTCAGGAATAAAAAAGTGAgattagaaaatatgttttaaaaaacgtatttattggggtatttttcttcaatgttGCTCAGGCTAAATAGAAGAAATATTGTCACCATTTAGTGTAAAATTAGATAATATACACTGTAGACAATTATAGGAAAGACTTGGTGAAATCTTAATGCATGGGCTCTTTTTACATATAATGGTTCCTGCGTGGTTTACGTGACGCTCTCTCCACAAGCAGCAGGGTACGTGCGTAGGCGGGATGTCTGAGCCCGGCTCATTAGCATGTTAGGCTCGTCCTTTACGCACGTTACGTTCGTCAGCCTATCAGTTTGGCGCATGCAGAAATAAGCCACACCCGCGCGGCAACTCGTGTAGCGCGCTTCTCAAAGCATTGTCCTGGTAGACAAAAGTTTTAGACTTCTTCTTGTCTCGGGCTTTAGAAAGTTTAcggtgtgcgtgtatgtgttcACCTACAGTGCTTAGTTGATAAAAGGTAACTTTATAGCATCCTTCAAGGAGTTGCTGACTGTCTGGTTCTTCGCAGCCCGGCTGCCAAAGCAGAGAAGTATTTATTGTGCACCCCGTGGGGTTTAAAGTTCTGGCTATATTATTAGCAGGTAGTTAGCTCCAAACCTTCACTGATAGAAGTTTGGTAACAATGTCGGCGATGTGTCAGCAACGACGTGCCCTGGTGGAAATACCTGCTCCACAACCTAAAATTTCAAGTAAGTCTGAATCAAACGCAGAAAAGGTAWTTCAATGATGCTGTTTATGCGACAAGTTCCCTTGCTACGATGCTAACTTTACCATGATGctaattaaaacagtttatttagtcttaacttaaaatatttccaattttctgcagaaacaaatgctAAACTGtgagctgttttttattattataatttaaattcttgtccTATTTTTTTCCAGCTCGAATGAGAAGGTCTTACTTAGAAATCCTCGGAGCTCGTTTCGCCCCTGCTCCACTTccaagaagcagcagaaacccaaacaCAAAGCGAGCACACTCTTGTAAGTATTAAACTGCAATAACGGCACCATCAAAACTAATGTGCTGCTGGGTTTGTGTAATATGACACATGCACAGGGAATATAAGGgaatttattgcatttaatttggACAGGCCTGTGAATTCCGTTTCCTTTCTAAGtcttatcattttctttcaagttAAACAGTTGAGCACTGATTTAATTAACTGAGTACGTTTCAAGTTGGTTGATTTCTGTGAGTTTGGGGAGGGTCAAAATCCAGAACTTATCTGTCACATGAATAGTGTTAAAACAATACATGCTCCAAGTTTTATaagcaatttgtttttatactttgcttactaaataatttaactaTATTYCCTTTCTTTTCCATAGCCTTCTGGACTAGGATCAGGATGcattaaagatttaaaagtaCACATTTTGGGCTTTAACATTGTGGCAGTTCTTGCACAAATCACTCAGCTATCAAAAATTATTTKCAATGTATAGATAACAGGAACAagttaatacaaataaaaaccaaaagttGTGGGAGAAGCAAAACAACTTGGTTCCCTTATTATCYGTTTGGTGCGTCTAAAGGATTAAAAAGATGACRGATTAACTCGTGTGTAGGATGGTTGACAACTAATTTAAACACCCAGTCAAAATGTGGGAAATCATTATTGACTGGACATGTTTGGAACATAAGTCACAGATTAACCCCCYTCTATTGCTCATTCTGCCCTGGGCAAATAGCCACATTACCCMTTTTAATACACAATTATCATTGGAATTTtaacttgtgttttatttttaYTATGCTTCAGAAGCATTCAAGTTATTTGGACTTTAcccctataaaacatttttgagtttgtacCTATTCTSAAGAGGTTGGGAAATKATAATAMRTTTTCTGTACACTCTGTTGCAGTGGACCTGTCCTTCGGTGGCGTGTGGGGAGAAAGAATCGaggatcagtgtgaaaagatggaTGATCATCCCACCCCACTCTCCAAACAGCAGCTTGTTCAGCTCATCAGATCACTCATCTTGGTTGGACAGGTAAGAGAGCTTTACAGTGTGTGGATATTGAGTAtttctacagtaaaaaaaaaactaaactttattgCATGAGATGTGGCCTAAAACATGTGTTGTGTTGTCTTTAGAGTCAAGAGCCCAAAATGGTGGCGACAGACCTCAAGTGTCTCCAGGAAGACCTCCAGCTGAAGAAGATAAACGTTTACAGGTCCATCCCGTACTCCCGGTTCGGCTCCAACCGGGACGCTCACTGCTACAGAAAGGCCTATCCTCACCTGGTGGCATTCAAAGTATGTGTAACAAtaagataaaagtaaaaattgtgTAACGGGGGGGCTTTMGTGGAAGGCAGTTTTCTGTTTATACACAAAATAGACTTTGATGAATATACTATTTTACATACCATTAAAACTCCACATGGCTCCTCTGTATTGATTGCATCATTCCCCCTCAGGTTTCATGTCAGGAGTGGGGCCAGGTTCTCCTGAGGAACAARGAGTGGGACGCTGTGTTGGAGCACTCCCTCATGGCGTGGCGATACACCGGTGATTTGCCGCAGTGGGACACCGCTGACCACAACGCGTTGAGAGAGCAGTGCTACAGCATCCTGGCTGCTCACAGCCTGGCTGCGCTCCAGCACAACCGCCCAGAGCCCAGCAGAGGACAGGAACTGCTCAGGAGGTAACKTAGGCTTTTAACGCCGCTTGAACTGttcctgtgtttttaaatgcattttaaatacttCTCAATGGCCGTAAGGTAAGTTGGGAGAAAAAGGCTGGTTTTCCTGCAGATAAATGCAGGAAAACCAYGAGGATCTATGAGGGTTTTACTTAAATTATTAGTAAGACCCTCATAGATGAGTTTTTCAGTGGGTTTGAATACCGTGCATAATTATCCTTTCACTTCAGTTCGTAYCCTGTTTCATAATGATCTAAAGTCCGGTAAAATACTCtgaagtttgacattttgatgtgaataaataaactaagaCAGTTTTAAGATGAGCTCTGCTGATTGGTTGGCTGCCAGCATAGACATCCAGCKAAAGGGAAGCAACATGAACTGGAGTCTGTTTGCTGCCTGTTCAATGTAAGTTTATGCAGATTTCAGGTCTACCTTATGATTACCCTTTGAACTCGTTCAGCTTTTAGAATATGAATATGCCGATTAATTAGGGTTAGCAGTTAAAGTGCTAACGTTCACCTGAGCCGGGTAGCCttgctgcttttattatttctagGATATATCATGCTGTTTGTTTGAAGGAGACTTTCATAAGGGAAATACGATAAATGTcacttttccttctgtttcYAGGTTTAAGATGGCTCAGYTGCAAAGCCAGTTGATGGTCCCATGTATTGAGGAACTGCAAAGGATTATGGGATACACAGAAGATATTTCCATGGMTACAAAGTGACCTGATGATTCTGCTCAGCAGCTGGATTCTGACTTATTAAAACTGTGCGTCATGGTGGACTCCtcaaatgattgttttaattGGTCAAAAATGCTGTTTGCTTGGCTGATTAATCACAGAATCCACAACAGTATTCTTCCAAAGGACTGGTGCTGAAtgatctttgtgtgtgtgtgtgtgtgtgtgtgtgcgtgcatgcgcgtgtgtgtgtgtgtgtgtgtgtgtgtgtttttgctttaaataagaGGATCAagttaattattgattagtttacTCGTGCCAATTTTCATGCAATTTACCATAGGTAAAGTACTATACTGCTACAAGATGGACAGCTGAAGTATAAAGTAATGTAGACTTTACAAAGTGTCCTTAATGATCCTTAAAAAAGCAAGTAATGCTKGATTTAATCACATAAGAAAAAGCTTAAATGCTCTAAATTGGCATCTCAMTATATTATTTTCCAGCTATTTAAAATATACTCCCTATTCAGAGTGTTAATATTCACTTGGTACTGGCAGgggtttaaataaatgtgtgtgtgtgtgtgtatacttTTAGAGATGTTTAGAGAATAATTTGCATTGACAGATGAATTGTTAAGAAGGTAATTGCCTTTTTTGTATGYATTAAGTTCCATGTTACTGTTGGAGACCATGTAACGTGTCGGCTTTGTCTTGTCTCGTGATTTCCTGTTGTACAGTATGTCGTRTTTTTCATGGAGTCCTTTATTGCACTGCCAGAGTTTGTCCTGAAAACTTGAAAGTTTTGATAAAAttgatttctaatttaaataaaattgatatgaACTGCACTGAAACCTGTCTTGGATATTATGTATGTTGGTTTTGTTCAAATGTCTAATTTTGTACTGTCGTAATTTATAGGCTGCGAAGAGTtatagatgttttttgtttttttttttgttgtattttacacatttttgagTGATTTTTGAAGGAAATTACCATTCTTAAAAGTTTATTCTTAGTTTATAGGTTCAATCATTTTTCTCTGCCTTTGTTACCACTGTGCACCACTAGATGGAGCCCTTATTGCACTCTTCTCCAGCATCCAAATCAGCTTGAGAGCCAGTCTCGAGTCACATACCAATGTTAATGCTACTGAAGAAACAGCTGTTGCCATGGCACTCTGAAGAGCTAAGATTAAACAATTTCTGAATGCTATTTAGGTTTAATAAATGAGGCCGTTGGCTGATACTTAGGCCTCCTGCTGTATTGACATATATTCCCTCTGCATATTCCCCAGAGCAGACTCTGTAATATCTAtatcttttattgcttttctggATTTAACTCTGGCACTTGTTTCCATGGTAGTCTATTAATAATGCAGCCTATAGTGCAGTGTACAKTTGACAAACCACACaagcaatgttttatttgaaacctATGACTTGAACATGTGAAGCAGCCTTGGCATGACCTACACAGAATGATTCGTCTATCAGTTTCATATGATGTGTTTTGACTCATTCTTTGTCTTCTGTTGGTACAAAACTCACACTTAAATATAGGATTTATTTCAGAATGTATTTCCTGGCTGCCCGtcaaattttgacaaaattgtAAGAGTTAATTGTATCAAGGCATATGGTTTTCTTATTTGAATTTTCACCTCCAAATGCTTTTTCCATAACATGAGGAGTAGATGACATTGCTAAGTAGTTGAGCTTAGAAGTCCAAGCAGATCTAAGAGgccagaatgttttttttttaaattattgtttatatcataaagtaaagaaattatttttcaaggtTAGATCAGATTGGTACTCCTTAAAATTACAGAAACTGCAGTTTTGCTTTCTTTAGATGCAAATTTTCTACccaaatgcttttatttctttttattatggTTCAATTGAAGTGTAATGTGTGTTTGCCtaactcaaaagaaaaagaaatcaatccACTAGGTTTAGTGTTCAACAGAAAGCAAGAATCGGAgcaaaaattaagtttaaaaatacagacatctttaaaaagtttaatttatttagtttattccattaaaatttttgaaatgtaaacacagACATTGCAGGAAGCTCTGTAGGTCGTTGGTTTTCCTTCTGCTGATGAGCTTTATGAAGGTGCTGCAGATAAAACAAACCTACGAAGCTCGCTATTCAAGAGCTGCACTCACcacgtttccatggc
Proteins encoded:
- the LOC103475920 gene encoding uncharacterized protein LOC103475920 — protein: MSAMCQQRRALVEIPAPQPKISTRMRRSYLEILGARFAPAPLPRSSRNPNTKRAHSLDLSFGGVWGERIEDQCEKMDDHPTPLSKQQLVQLIRSLILVGQSQEPKMVATDLKCLQEDLQLKKINVYRSIPYSRFGSNRDAHCYRKAYPHLVAFKVSCQEWGQVLLRNKEWDAVLEHSLMAWRYTGDLPQWDTADHNALREQCYSILAAHSLAALQHNRPEPSRGQELLRRFKMAQLQSQLMVPCIEELQRIMGYTEDISMXTK